A window of Tripterygium wilfordii isolate XIE 37 chromosome 7, ASM1340144v1, whole genome shotgun sequence contains these coding sequences:
- the LOC120002635 gene encoding transcription factor bHLH95-like — protein MYDKTSHEGALWENLLWAVINPNKSLMNNQDNKPLGSDSNIDQTPQQAEELIMGSQEEEREEGIYKKHKGNNEAQDEKVGVGGGGGGGDELEDQEAITHMLMERQRRRKMKDMFSELHVLLYGPHPAKADKSTIIDEAVSKIKSLEEEIKIKEKQKEESLKQKNQTASNTNISREAFLANQVASTPITSIDVGAVTGTGSSSSYSNGPIMFQTWNFMNVVLSICGNEAQYFVCSSKKQLGLMSSIIFVFEKYGVDVISANLSTHGNKRTYTFQARLTGISHKVGNSLPVVVELFKQAARELSFLVCSE, from the exons ATGTATGATAAAACAAGCCATGAAGGTGCCTTGTGGGAGAACTTATTGTGGGCTGTAATAAATCCGAACAAGTCATTGATGAACAATCAGGATAACAAGCCACTAGGATCAGATTCAAATATTGACCAAACACCACAACAAGCTGAGGAACTGATAATGGGCAGCCAGGAGGAGGAAAGGGAAGAAGGAATATACAAGAAACATAAGGGAAACAATGAAGCGCAAGACGAAAAAGTtggtgttggtggtggtggtggtggtggagatgaATTAGAAGATCAAGAGGCAATTACACATATGTTGATGGAGAGACAGAGGAGGAGGAAAATGAAAGACATGTTCTCTGAGCTTCATGTTTTGCTTTACGGTCCTCACCCCGCTAAG GCAGACAAATCCACAATCATTGATGAAGCAGTGAGTAAAATCAAATCCTTGGAggaagaaatcaaaatcaaagaaaaacaaaaggaagaaagtCTCAAACAGAAGAATCAAACTGCTTCCAATACTAATATTTCCAGAGAGGCATTTCTAGCTAATCAAGTAGCTTCTACTCCTATTACTAGTATCGATGTGGGAGCTGTGACAGGAACTGGTTCGTCTTCTTCTTATTCTAATGGTCCTATAATGTTCCAGACATGGAATTTCATGAATGTGGTTTTGAGCATTTGTGGGAATGAAGCACAATACTTTGTTTGCTCATCAAAGAAGCAATTAGGACTAATGAGTTCGATCATCTTTGTGTTTGAGAAGTATGGAGTTGATGTCATCTCTGCTAATTTGTCTACTCATGGTAACAAGAGGACTTACACCTTTCAAGCACGC CTGACTGGAATATCTCACAAAGTTGGAAATTCTCTTCCGGTAGTTGTGGAATTATTCAAGCAAGCAGCTAGGGAGCTAAGCTTTCTTGTGTGTTCAGAGTAA
- the LOC120001796 gene encoding U-box domain-containing protein 26-like → MPGSLEPLDVGVQVPYHFRCPISLELMRDPVTVSTGQTYDRASIESWVATGNKTCPVTRVPLLDFTLIPNHTLRRLIQDWCVANRAFGVQRIPTPKQPAEPALVRSLLNQVASRSNPNQSRLTAVRRLRGLARESDKNRSLILAHNVGEILVDLVFSNTDSDSDSDSSELNHESLALLVMFSLSESECVCIASEPDRIGYLSHLLFHNSIEVRVNSAALIEIVVAGTRSSDLRAQISNVDDIYEGVIELLKNPISSYPRALKVGIKTLFTLCLVKQTRHKAVSAGAPEALIDRLADFDKCDAERALATVELLCRVPAGCTAFSSHALTVPLLVKTILKISDRATEYAAGSLFSVCSASEQSQREAVSAGVLTVLLLLVQSDCTDRAKRKAQLLLKLLRHSWPEDSVGNSDDFVCSEVVPF, encoded by the coding sequence atgcCCGGGAGTTTGGAGCCGTTGGATGTGGGAGTACAGGTACCTTATCATTTCAGGTGCCCGATCTCGCTGGAGCTGATGCGTGATCCGGTCACAGTTAGCACGGGCCAGACCTACGACCGCGCCAGCATCGAGTCGTGGGTCGCCACTGGCAACAAGACATGCCCTGTGACTCGCGTCCCGCTTTTGGATTTCACGCTCATACCGAACCATACCCTTCGCCGACTTATTCAGGACTGGTGCGTGGCGAACCGTGCTTTTGGTGTACAGCGGATACCGACACCGAAACAACCAGCTGAACCGGCTCTGGTTCGTTCGTTGTTGAACCAGGTAGCGTCCCGCTCGAATCCGAACCAGTCTCGCCTCACCGCTGTTCGACGACTCAGGGGGCTTGCGCGTGAGTCAGATAAGAATCGGTCCTTGATTTTAGCGCATAACGTTGGCGAAATCCTTGTCGATCTCGTGTTCTCTAATACCGATTCCGATTCCGATTCCGATTCGTCGGAGTTGAATCACGAGTCGCTCGCGCTTCTGGTGATGTTTTCATTGAGTGAATCGGAGTGCGTGTGCATCGCTTCGGAGCCAGACAGGATAGGCTACCTATCACATCTATTGTTCCACAACTCAATTGAAGTCCGAGTCAACTCAGCAGCTTTGATCGAAATCGTCGTTGCGGGAACCAGATCTTCAGATCTTCGCGCACAAATCAGCAATGTAGACGATATCTATGAAGGAGTAATCGAATTATTGAAGAATCCGATATCCTCCTACCCTCGCGCGTTGAAAGTAGGCATCAAGACCTTGTTCACTTTGTGTTTGGTTAAGCAGACAAGGCACAAGGCCGTTTCAGCCGGAGCTCCTGAAGCGTTGATCGATAGATTAGCCGATTTCGATAAGTGTGATGCCGAGCGAGCTCTGGCCACGGTGGAACTCCTCTGCAGGGTACCGGCAGGATGCACCGCCTTCTCTTCTCACGCGCTCACCGTCCCTCTTCTGGTAAAAACAATCCTAAAGATCTCAGACCGGGCGACGGAGTATGCTGCCGGATCGCTATTTTCGGTGTGCTCAGCATCGGAACAGAGCCAGAGGGAGGCGGTGAGTGCTGGAGTGTTGACGGTGCTCCTGCTTCTCGTGCAGAGCGATTGCACGGACAGGGCGAAGAGGAAGGCGCAGCTGCTTCTGAAGCTGCTTCGGCATTCGTGGCCTGAGGATTCAGTTGGGAATTCGGATGATTTCGTTTGCAGTGAAGTCGTACCATTTTga